From Streptomyces sp. Edi4, one genomic window encodes:
- the mbhE gene encoding hydrogen gas-evolving membrane-bound hydrogenase subunit E, with protein sequence MSRRTRRWVLAVGMLAVAALYAAAALRMPHFGGAHHPYGDRAVAAALSRHTANVISSVNFDLRAFDTLGEESILFASVLGTVVLLRQTRDEREVAPAPAEVAAPVRRYALIMLPVALLSGLYVIAHGQLSPGGGFQGGVVVATSLHLLYIGADYHALERIRPVGLYEVGDAAGEAAYLVLGVAGLLGGSAFLANTLLPYGTFNTLASGGTVPLLNAAVGMEVACAVVVLLARFLDQAVEIEDGDVKKGGNRS encoded by the coding sequence GTGAGCCGCAGGACGCGCCGCTGGGTACTCGCGGTGGGCATGCTCGCGGTCGCCGCCCTCTACGCCGCCGCCGCGCTGCGCATGCCGCACTTCGGGGGCGCACACCACCCCTACGGCGACCGCGCGGTCGCCGCTGCCCTGTCCCGGCACACCGCCAATGTCATCTCCTCGGTCAACTTCGATCTGCGGGCCTTCGACACCCTGGGTGAGGAGAGCATCCTGTTCGCCTCGGTGCTGGGCACGGTCGTGCTGCTGCGTCAGACCCGCGACGAGCGCGAGGTGGCGCCGGCCCCGGCCGAGGTCGCCGCTCCGGTACGCCGCTACGCGCTGATCATGCTGCCCGTCGCGCTCCTGAGCGGCCTGTACGTCATCGCGCACGGCCAGCTCAGTCCCGGCGGCGGCTTCCAGGGCGGGGTGGTCGTGGCGACCTCGCTGCACCTGTTGTACATCGGCGCCGACTACCACGCCTTGGAGCGGATCCGTCCGGTCGGTCTGTACGAGGTGGGTGACGCGGCGGGCGAGGCCGCCTACCTCGTCCTCGGCGTCGCCGGGCTGCTCGGTGGTTCGGCGTTCCTCGCCAACACCCTGCTTCCGTACGGCACGTTCAACACGCTGGCCTCGGGCGGGACGGTGCCGCTGCTGAACGCGGCGGTCGGCATGGAGGTGGCCTGCGCCGTGGTGGTGCTGCTCGCCCGCTTCCTCGACCAGGCGGTCGAGATCGAGGACGGCGACGTCAAGAAGGGCGGGAACCGATCATGA
- a CDS encoding MrpF/PhaF family protein, giving the protein MTGWLVAATALLAAGFGPVVWGVSTGPLERRVVAQNFGTSVVCLVMLLLAQAYSRPSYVDLALVLAVLGPAGTLVYARLLAEDLDDRPPHANLLTAVAAVATGAVVVAACVATGPGRAMVKLLLIGVLLVAGNVIASRALAGGFPAFPSGGGAAK; this is encoded by the coding sequence GTGACCGGCTGGCTGGTGGCGGCGACGGCCCTGCTCGCGGCGGGGTTCGGCCCCGTGGTGTGGGGGGTGTCGACCGGTCCGCTCGAACGCCGGGTGGTCGCCCAGAACTTCGGCACATCCGTGGTGTGCCTGGTCATGCTGCTGCTCGCGCAGGCGTACTCGCGGCCCTCGTACGTCGATCTCGCGCTGGTCCTCGCCGTGCTCGGACCGGCCGGCACCCTGGTGTACGCGCGGCTGCTCGCCGAGGACCTTGACGACCGTCCCCCGCACGCCAACCTGCTGACCGCGGTGGCCGCGGTGGCCACCGGGGCAGTGGTGGTCGCGGCGTGCGTGGCCACCGGGCCCGGCCGCGCGATGGTCAAACTGCTCCTGATCGGGGTGCTGCTCGTGGCCGGGAACGTGATCGCCTCGCGGGCCCTCGCGGGCGGCTTTCCCGCCTTTCCCTCGGGCGGGGGCGCCGCGAAATGA
- a CDS encoding hydrogenase subunit MbhD domain-containing protein: MTDALILVSLLLVAASATAAVAVRDPARQALVLAVLGLALAVLFTVLQAPDVGLSQLAVGSALTPLLILLSVRKVRRRGQHRNGGQ; encoded by the coding sequence ATGACCGACGCCCTGATCCTGGTCTCGCTGCTGCTCGTCGCGGCGTCGGCGACCGCCGCCGTGGCCGTGCGCGATCCGGCCCGTCAGGCGCTGGTGCTCGCGGTGCTCGGTCTCGCGCTCGCCGTCCTGTTCACGGTCCTCCAGGCCCCCGATGTCGGCCTGTCCCAGCTGGCGGTGGGCTCCGCGCTCACCCCGCTGCTCATCCTGCTGTCCGTACGCAAAGTGCGCCGGCGCGGACAGCACAGGAACGGTGGCCAGTGA